The Flavipsychrobacter sp. genome contains the following window.
TGTAGAATTGTTGTTTGCTGCAAACAAATAAGTCTCTAAGTCTGGAGAGGAAACTTACTTGTTACTGGATTAGTCGTTACTATTGTAAGCAGTTGTAAATTATTGACGTCATAGAATAGGTCATAATTCTATTAACTTTTTCCTTTAGAAATAAAAAGCCCTTGCTGTCGAGCAAAGGCCTTTTTATTTTAGAAAAGGTAAACAAGCCAAATTTGTTGCTTTTTATTCTTGTTTTACATACTTTTTATGTGTTACCTTACCATTAGCTTCAGTAATCTCAAATGTATATACGCCGTTAGGTAGTGCATGAATATCAATACTTGCTTTTGTGCCGTTGATATCTTTTTTAAGAACAACTTTGCTATCGGTACCGTAGATAGTTAAGGTCGTGTTTTCTAAAACATGCTCGGATTTAATAGTCACCACACCATCACCAGGGTTGGGGAAAATGTTTATGCCATTATCATTTGCTACAGTTAGGTTAACAGGGGTGAAATCCTGTCCGTTAACAGACTTGTAATGATAATATCCATTGAATGGTTTTTCAGGTTCATCTCCCGGTTGTTTAGCAGCCCCTTCTATCATCGACATAGGCGTAGATAACCACTCCCATACCCAGTTACAATCTTTGTAACAACAATTGGTTACATTGCGTATTATCCTGTAACTTTTACCGGTAGTAAAAGCACCTGGGGTAGCTCCACCCGGTGTGCAACAGTATCCTGGAAAGTTTGTAGAATTAGGTGGCCATGTGTAAGTAAGTGTAGTACCAGGTATAGGATTTCTGGTAGTGTAATCGATTTCCATAACGGTCCATGTAACATCAAAGCCTGCGGGTATTGGAGTAAAAGAATTAGCAGTGAAGACAATATTGCTACCTGTAGTACTAGAGCTTACGTCAAAGCCGCATATGTTGTCAGGTACATCTGCTTTTTTTCTTAAGCTGATATCATCAATAGCTATATCGTTACCGTCACCTATTCCTGCTTGATTCAAGAAAATAACTATATCAAGCGTATTATTATCAGGTATTAGTGTGTATGATATTTTAGTCCATCCACAATCGTCAATTTCGGTTTCGCATCCGCCTATAGAAAAATCTGCGTCTAAAAAATCCAAGGTTATATTGTTAGGAGAGAATATATCGAAGGCGCATTGCGGTAAATGCTGGTAATACATACAGAAAATATATTCCTCTCCCTCTTCAACAGGTATGCCTGTTTGATGGTAGATAATTGAGCTTTGCGGGTTGTGGGTTTTACCATTTATTACCATAAACTTCCCCTCATCATTAGTACAAGTTGTATGGTCTACAATATCCCAACAGTTGCTAATGTTTGCCGCCTCAGCACCTGTAAGTACAGAATACATGCCTTCGGATACGGAGTTAGCTCCTATAGAACCTTGGTAAGTATAAGTACTCGTAAATCCTGAATTGCCGTCCCCAAAATTTCCATTGTTGATCAGGTTAGGTTCTTCTATTTCATCACAGCAACCTCTTGCAGGCTCTTCAGGTGTAGTTGTAGGTTGCATGCAGAACTCATCAAACAAAATGAATTTTTTTCTAAAGATAGCACTAGGGGTTGGGCTTCTGGTAATCATGATATGCGTAATACCTCCTGCTGGTAGAATATTAGAATCAAAGGTGAAGTTGACGATTTGCCAGTTTGCATTTAAACCCACAGGTGTAGTGATGGTACCTAAAAGTACTACTTGCACTCCTGGTATACCATTCCAGAGATTTAAGTCAGACGGGGTGTATAAGCTGGTAAAAGGATTGTTGGCTAAAGTATTAGTAGGGTTTAGTACACCATATACGGCAATGTCAATTGTGTTGGCTGTATTGGCTTGACAGCTGTTAGCTGTAGGAGATGCAAGCTTACAAGTAAAAGAATAAAAGCCCGTATTAGCTGCTATAGGTTGTACCAGTCGGTTATACATTTGTTCTCTAAAATCAGCATTACTAGCTACGCTAGCATTATGTATCCACATGCCTGAGTTTATGCCTCCATTGTTTGGCAATGGAATGCCTCCGCATAATGAGGTGCCTGAACAGGCTAGGTCAGCATTGCTTTGTCCTGCACCATTTGTGAAAATAGAACCCCAACCTGTTGCTAAGTTGATATCTTGATGTGTGGCCAAGTCTGGATTGCCCGTTACAGACTCAAAATCCCCGTTGTTAAAGCGGTTGCCAGGGCAGAAGCCAGGGTCAGGTTGTTGGCACCACTGCGCGTATGATAGGTTTGCAAATAGCAGTAGTGTAAGGGTAACCGCTATAAATACTTTTTTCATAGTAAATGTTTTAAATAAACCCTACTCTCATATAAGGCTTTTCGGGTTCCGCCTGTATTGTGTAGCTACAGGAGGAAAATTACTTTTTACTATGACGGATGCTTAAGGATAATTTGTAGCCGTGCAGATAATGAAGTGAACGCGTAGTTAATGTAATATTCGTTTAAGGAAATCTTCTTTTTTTCGTAGTGCTACACCAATAGTTGTGTTGTCTTTCATTACTATGTGTCCACCACGTCCCTTGATATATTCTTTTATGTATTTCAGGTTTACAAGATGCGATTTGTGAATCCTAAAAAAACCATGTTCCTTTAAAAGGTTTTCATACACTTGTAATGACTTAGAAACAAGGATGCTTTCATTTTTATCAAAAAAGAAATGGGTATAGGTGCCCTTTGCTTCACAACGCATAATGGTGTTTATAGGTACAAATTTTAAACCATCCATTGTTGGTAGACCGATGTTTGCTTCAGTGCTTACTGCCTTTTTTTCTTCTGTTTTTTTATGAGTGTTAGTTTTGCTTATTGCTTTGTTTACCGCTGCTTTAAGCTCGTCAGGGTCCACAGGTTTAAGAATATAATCTTGTGCCGACCACTTAATAGCTTTTATGGCATAGGAATCATACGCAGTTACAAAAATTGTTTGAAAAGTTATATTGGGTATTTGCCCTAGTAGTTCAAATCCTGTTTCATTTTTTAGTTGAATATCTAGAAATAGTATGTCAGGAGAAGTACTTTTTATTAATTCTAAACCATGGTCTATATTGTCAGTTTCGCCTAGGATGTATATGTCCTCACAGTATTGAGATAACATTCTTTTTAAGACACGTCTTGATCTCAATTCGTCATCAATAATTAATGCTGTTGTTTTCATTTTTTTTGTTTGTTAGCACTGTTGTTTACAGTTATAGTTATACAAGTTCCTGTAGTATTTGAATTATTCTCAGAAAGGTCTTCAATTTGTATATTGATGTCAACATTTAATCCCATTTTAAAATAATCAACCCTTTCCATCGAAATTCCCATTCCTTTTGAGGTGTTTCCTTTTTTTCTTTGTTGGGACTTCTTTATTCCAATGCCATTATCTTTTATTGTACATGTAATGTTGTTTTCTTCAATGGAATAGACAATGCTTATAAA
Protein-coding sequences here:
- a CDS encoding T9SS type A sorting domain-containing protein: MKKVFIAVTLTLLLFANLSYAQWCQQPDPGFCPGNRFNNGDFESVTGNPDLATHQDINLATGWGSIFTNGAGQSNADLACSGTSLCGGIPLPNNGGINSGMWIHNASVASNADFREQMYNRLVQPIAANTGFYSFTCKLASPTANSCQANTANTIDIAVYGVLNPTNTLANNPFTSLYTPSDLNLWNGIPGVQVVLLGTITTPVGLNANWQIVNFTFDSNILPAGGITHIMITRSPTPSAIFRKKFILFDEFCMQPTTTPEEPARGCCDEIEEPNLINNGNFGDGNSGFTSTYTYQGSIGANSVSEGMYSVLTGAEAANISNCWDIVDHTTCTNDEGKFMVINGKTHNPQSSIIYHQTGIPVEEGEEYIFCMYYQHLPQCAFDIFSPNNITLDFLDADFSIGGCETEIDDCGWTKISYTLIPDNNTLDIVIFLNQAGIGDGNDIAIDDISLRKKADVPDNICGFDVSSSTTGSNIVFTANSFTPIPAGFDVTWTVMEIDYTTRNPIPGTTLTYTWPPNSTNFPGYCCTPGGATPGAFTTGKSYRIIRNVTNCCYKDCNWVWEWLSTPMSMIEGAAKQPGDEPEKPFNGYYHYKSVNGQDFTPVNLTVANDNGINIFPNPGDGVVTIKSEHVLENTTLTIYGTDSKVVLKKDINGTKASIDIHALPNGVYTFEITEANGKVTHKKYVKQE
- a CDS encoding LytTR family DNA-binding domain-containing protein, whose translation is MKTTALIIDDELRSRRVLKRMLSQYCEDIYILGETDNIDHGLELIKSTSPDILFLDIQLKNETGFELLGQIPNITFQTIFVTAYDSYAIKAIKWSAQDYILKPVDPDELKAAVNKAISKTNTHKKTEEKKAVSTEANIGLPTMDGLKFVPINTIMRCEAKGTYTHFFFDKNESILVSKSLQVYENLLKEHGFFRIHKSHLVNLKYIKEYIKGRGGHIVMKDNTTIGVALRKKEDFLKRILH